From Halapricum desulfuricans, a single genomic window includes:
- a CDS encoding mRNA surveillance protein pelota: MRIAERQRVEGGGERITVVPESLDDLWHLSYVIDPGDQVAGDTTRRIQRDDEELRDTGGEREHLWVKLDVEDVEFAKFANRLRISGVIADCSREDQLGLHHTINVEEHTELEIEKVWSSDQLERLEAAEEAADSPDVAVATVEEGQAYVHTIAQYGTEERASIAGPTGKGEYARSRAELFEELADVLSRLDVDAIVLAGPGFTKQDALEHIEDAAPELAESITTVDTSAVGDRGVHEVLKRGAVEDIQQQTRIAAEAELIDELTERIATGEEVAYGPDQVAEAADFGAIEHLLVLDNRLRSERSGEGEWGIDVDRIIETTEQKGGDVTVFSGEFDPGQQLANLGGIAALLRYRIS; the protein is encoded by the coding sequence ATGCGAATCGCAGAGCGCCAGCGCGTCGAGGGCGGGGGCGAGCGGATCACTGTCGTCCCGGAGAGCCTCGACGACCTGTGGCACCTCTCGTACGTGATCGATCCGGGCGATCAGGTCGCCGGGGATACGACCCGACGCATCCAGCGCGACGACGAGGAACTCCGGGACACCGGGGGCGAACGCGAGCACCTCTGGGTGAAACTGGACGTCGAAGACGTCGAGTTCGCGAAGTTCGCCAACCGACTGCGCATCTCGGGCGTCATCGCCGACTGCTCGCGGGAGGACCAGCTCGGGTTACATCACACGATCAACGTCGAGGAACACACCGAACTCGAGATCGAGAAGGTCTGGAGCTCCGATCAGCTCGAACGACTCGAAGCGGCCGAGGAGGCGGCGGACAGCCCCGACGTCGCCGTCGCGACCGTCGAGGAGGGACAGGCGTACGTGCATACGATCGCCCAGTACGGGACCGAAGAGCGCGCCAGCATTGCCGGGCCGACCGGGAAAGGCGAGTACGCCCGCTCGCGTGCGGAACTGTTCGAGGAGTTGGCCGACGTTCTGAGCCGTCTCGACGTGGACGCGATCGTCCTCGCCGGCCCTGGATTCACGAAACAGGACGCCCTGGAGCACATCGAGGACGCTGCCCCGGAACTGGCCGAATCGATCACGACTGTCGATACCAGCGCCGTCGGTGATCGGGGCGTCCACGAGGTCCTCAAGCGCGGCGCGGTCGAGGACATCCAGCAGCAGACCCGTATCGCGGCCGAGGCCGAACTGATCGACGAGTTGACTGAGCGGATCGCGACCGGCGAGGAGGTCGCCTACGGACCCGATCAGGTCGCCGAGGCGGCTGACTTCGGCGCGATCGAGCACCTGCTCGTCCTCGATAATCGACTCCGTTCCGAACGATCCGGCGAGGGCGAGTGGGGGATCGACGTCGATCGGATCATCGAGACGACCGAACAGAAAGGCGGTGACGTGACGGTCTTCTCCGGTGAGTTCGACCCCGGTCAGCAGCTGGCAAATCTCGGCGGGATCGCCGCGCTCTTGCGTTACCGGATCTCGTGA
- a CDS encoding isopentenyl phosphate kinase, translating into MTTVLKLGGSVVTAKDEPETVDREALADAADAVADADDELIVVHGGGSFGHPHAAAHAVSDTEGTHDATGVREIHDAMGELNSAVVEALQDRGVSALPVRPLSVASRDDDGTTTFPGEPIATMLGEGFVPVTHGDVVAQAGAGATILSGDEIVTRLARQLDANRVGVCSTVPGVLDDDGRVIDRISDFETVASALGDSEATDVTGGMAGKVRALLELGTPASVFGPAELGAFLSGDRPGTLVHREQ; encoded by the coding sequence GTGACGACGGTTCTCAAGCTCGGCGGGAGCGTCGTCACGGCGAAAGACGAGCCCGAAACCGTCGACAGAGAAGCGCTCGCGGACGCGGCCGACGCGGTCGCCGATGCGGACGACGAACTGATCGTGGTTCACGGCGGCGGGAGCTTCGGTCACCCGCACGCCGCTGCTCACGCCGTCTCCGACACGGAGGGGACCCACGACGCGACGGGCGTCCGGGAGATCCACGACGCGATGGGTGAGTTGAACAGTGCCGTCGTCGAGGCGCTGCAGGATCGGGGTGTGTCAGCACTGCCGGTCCGTCCCCTTTCGGTCGCGTCCCGGGACGACGACGGGACGACGACGTTTCCGGGCGAGCCGATCGCGACGATGCTCGGGGAGGGGTTCGTGCCGGTCACCCACGGTGACGTCGTCGCCCAGGCGGGGGCGGGCGCGACGATCCTCAGCGGCGACGAGATCGTCACGCGACTCGCCCGACAGTTGGACGCCAACCGGGTCGGGGTCTGTTCGACCGTTCCAGGCGTCCTCGACGACGATGGCAGGGTGATCGATCGGATCAGCGACTTCGAGACGGTGGCGTCGGCGCTGGGCGACAGCGAGGCGACCGACGTGACTGGTGGCATGGCAGGCAAGGTTCGGGCCTTGCTCGAACTGGGGACGCCCGCGTCGGTGTTCGGACCGGCGGAGCTGGGGGCGTTTCTCTCCGGGGACCGTCCGGGCACGCTCGTCCATCGCGAGCAGTGA
- the mvk gene encoding mevalonate kinase, with protein sequence MVTASAPGKVYLFGEHAVVYGEPAVPCAIERRARVTAERRDDDKLRVNATDLTLDGFTVEYDGDAAGTPDVDVAEPLLEEGMGYINGAIEQARDAADTPDAGFDVTIESSIPLGAGLGSSAAVVTAAIDAATRELGVELDAAEIADRAYRVEYEVQDGQASRADTFCSAMGGAVRVEGEDCRRISNIPNLPFVIGYDGGSGDTGALVAGVRQRREEYNFAADTVSAIGDIVREGEQTLHDGDLEELGELMDFNHGLLSALGVSSRSLDSMVWAAREGGALGAKLTGAGGGGCIVALDPGDGAETALRYTRGCESVFRAELDTDGVRVEA encoded by the coding sequence ATGGTCACTGCAAGCGCCCCCGGGAAAGTGTATCTGTTCGGGGAACACGCGGTCGTGTACGGCGAACCCGCGGTCCCGTGTGCCATCGAACGTCGTGCGCGGGTCACCGCCGAACGCCGCGACGACGACAAACTTCGGGTCAACGCGACGGACCTGACACTCGACGGGTTCACTGTCGAATACGACGGTGACGCGGCCGGAACGCCGGATGTCGACGTCGCCGAACCCCTGCTCGAAGAGGGAATGGGATATATCAACGGCGCGATCGAGCAGGCACGCGACGCCGCTGACACACCCGACGCGGGCTTCGACGTGACGATCGAGAGTTCGATCCCGCTCGGGGCGGGCCTGGGCTCGTCGGCGGCGGTCGTGACCGCGGCCATCGACGCTGCGACGCGCGAACTGGGCGTCGAACTCGACGCCGCCGAGATCGCCGATCGGGCGTATCGTGTCGAATACGAGGTCCAGGACGGACAGGCGTCCCGCGCGGACACGTTCTGTTCGGCGATGGGCGGTGCGGTCCGGGTCGAGGGCGAGGACTGTCGGCGCATTTCGAATATTCCCAATCTCCCGTTCGTGATCGGCTACGACGGGGGTTCCGGCGATACGGGCGCGCTGGTCGCCGGCGTCCGACAGCGCCGGGAGGAATACAATTTCGCCGCCGATACGGTTTCGGCGATCGGTGATATCGTCCGCGAGGGCGAGCAGACGCTCCACGACGGTGACCTCGAGGAACTGGGCGAGTTGATGGATTTCAATCACGGGCTGCTGTCCGCGCTGGGGGTCTCCTCGCGGTCGCTCGATTCGATGGTCTGGGCGGCCCGCGAGGGCGGTGCGCTGGGCGCGAAGCTGACCGGCGCCGGCGGTGGCGGCTGCATCGTCGCGCTCGATCCGGGCGACGGGGCCGAGACGGCCCTGCGGTACACACGGGGCTGTGAGTCGGTCTTCCGGGCGGAACTGGACACCGACGGGGTCCGGGTGGAAGCGTGA
- a CDS encoding Lrp/AsnC ligand binding domain-containing protein, translated as MVRAYVTIKTAAGKSEDLLASVRATDGVEEAHIVAGQYDIIAEAVEAEIYDVMESVASDIGALEGITDTRTYICLE; from the coding sequence ATGGTGCGGGCGTACGTCACGATCAAGACCGCGGCGGGCAAGTCGGAGGACCTTCTGGCGTCGGTCAGAGCGACCGACGGCGTCGAGGAGGCGCATATCGTCGCCGGCCAGTACGACATCATCGCGGAGGCGGTCGAGGCGGAGATCTACGACGTGATGGAGTCAGTCGCCAGCGATATCGGCGCTCTCGAAGGGATCACCGACACGCGGACGTACATCTGCCTCGAATGA
- a CDS encoding potassium channel family protein, which produces MRYVIVGAGRVGLRTARALRESGHEVVLVDRSHERAERARTDGFDVIEGDGSVEETLRDAGLETADALGGLTGDLNTNFAACLIADHHDCRTVMRIDEDYREEIYRKYADEVDEIVYPERLGAIAAKNALLGGSVRAIADVAHDVQLVELTITDASPVRGYSISELELPANTRLLAFGKADEPLTVPTDDVSLERGDRLVVVAEFDVLGDVRNIVVGETGRAALGGA; this is translated from the coding sequence ATGCGATACGTTATCGTGGGTGCTGGACGCGTCGGGCTCCGGACGGCCCGCGCGCTCCGCGAGAGCGGCCACGAAGTCGTACTCGTCGACCGATCCCACGAACGGGCGGAACGGGCCAGGACCGACGGGTTCGACGTGATCGAGGGCGATGGATCGGTCGAGGAAACACTCCGGGACGCGGGACTGGAGACGGCGGACGCGCTCGGCGGGCTGACCGGCGATCTCAACACGAACTTCGCCGCCTGCCTGATCGCCGACCACCACGACTGTCGGACGGTGATGCGGATCGACGAGGACTACCGCGAGGAGATCTACCGCAAGTACGCCGACGAGGTCGACGAAATCGTCTATCCCGAACGCCTGGGCGCGATCGCCGCGAAAAACGCCCTGCTGGGCGGGAGCGTCCGGGCCATCGCCGACGTGGCCCACGACGTCCAGCTCGTCGAACTGACGATCACCGATGCGTCACCGGTGCGGGGCTACAGTATCAGCGAGCTCGAACTGCCGGCCAACACCCGATTGCTCGCGTTCGGCAAAGCGGACGAGCCACTGACGGTCCCCACGGACGACGTCTCGCTCGAGCGCGGCGACCGGCTTGTCGTCGTCGCCGAGTTCGACGTGCTCGGAGACGTCCGAAACATCGTCGTCGGCGAAACCGGCCGAGCGGCTCTCGGAGGTGCCTGA
- a CDS encoding Lrp/AsnC family transcriptional regulator — translation MVIAYVMVKAHTGEADRLKDEIERLDGVVDAHIVAGDVDLIAKVEVDSPANVKDIAATHIQDIDGVESTQTYIAMD, via the coding sequence ATGGTTATCGCATACGTTATGGTCAAAGCGCACACCGGCGAGGCGGACCGACTCAAAGACGAGATCGAACGACTCGACGGCGTCGTCGACGCGCACATCGTCGCCGGCGACGTCGACCTCATCGCGAAAGTCGAGGTCGATTCACCGGCAAACGTCAAGGACATCGCTGCGACTCACATCCAGGACATCGACGGCGTCGAAAGCACTCAGACCTACATCGCGATGGACTGA
- a CDS encoding DUF5813 family protein, which yields MTHELPDAVREAFETHDGYDVTDDRAAVTTTPFDGTVTVEQTDADWNRRYVVDVTVPTLSAVVGEVVGPAVAEGWFETLERRLEDAPMATRANVELDTFEVRRIDETVEITYAFTSGSESQAADVAKALVEYVEGTYVEGIVPGYDYQPPVAGLLDQAQSGGAQGERGGTPL from the coding sequence ATGACACACGAGTTGCCCGATGCGGTGCGTGAAGCGTTCGAGACACACGACGGCTACGATGTCACGGACGACCGTGCGGCCGTGACGACGACACCGTTCGACGGGACCGTGACGGTCGAACAGACGGATGCGGACTGGAACCGGCGCTACGTCGTGGATGTGACGGTGCCGACGCTGTCGGCGGTCGTCGGGGAGGTCGTCGGTCCCGCAGTCGCCGAGGGATGGTTCGAGACGCTCGAACGGCGACTCGAGGACGCGCCGATGGCCACACGGGCGAACGTCGAACTCGATACGTTCGAGGTCCGCCGGATCGACGAGACCGTCGAGATCACGTACGCGTTCACTAGCGGCAGCGAATCACAGGCGGCAGACGTCGCGAAAGCACTGGTCGAGTACGTCGAGGGGACCTACGTCGAAGGGATCGTACCGGGCTACGATTATCAGCCACCGGTGGCGGGACTGCTCGATCAGGCCCAGTCCGGCGGTGCACAGGGCGAACGCGGCGGGACGCCGCTCTGA
- a CDS encoding DUF7529 family protein — MVRTGPNRTEPDITEHLAQASEQAQSGWEQTITDMRRMAADRQDSGYDTVAIPAGDTTPKPPASGDTDEWGFSHVIPGNYAAEFTEMDEQADFDETGVYQAQIDGLAFLVTECLDHDEQIAVFIAGSYKLQFAAPLVRAAMDRGRMFTHVQKLDGTHLGTIEHDDPSAFFPDPEQIYAYEM, encoded by the coding sequence ATGGTCAGAACCGGTCCGAACCGAACGGAGCCAGATATCACCGAGCACCTGGCGCAAGCGAGCGAACAGGCCCAGTCCGGATGGGAGCAGACAATCACGGACATGCGACGGATGGCCGCCGATCGCCAGGACAGCGGGTACGACACGGTGGCTATTCCGGCGGGGGACACGACCCCGAAGCCCCCGGCGTCCGGAGACACCGACGAGTGGGGCTTCTCACACGTCATCCCCGGAAACTATGCTGCGGAGTTCACCGAGATGGACGAGCAGGCCGACTTCGACGAGACGGGTGTCTATCAGGCCCAGATCGACGGGCTCGCGTTCCTCGTCACGGAGTGTCTCGATCACGACGAACAGATCGCCGTATTTATCGCTGGCAGCTACAAGCTCCAGTTCGCGGCACCGCTGGTTCGAGCCGCAATGGATCGCGGTCGAATGTTCACACACGTACAGAAGCTCGATGGGACCCATTTAGGAACGATCGAGCACGACGATCCGTCGGCGTTTTTCCCGGATCCGGAGCAGATTTACGCCTACGAGATGTAG
- a CDS encoding DUF7555 family protein produces the protein MTSNTHRAVDLIVWVCAVAAAIVAVSGVVSFLFGNGLLTLKYVLFYIGFLLFGLGSFGIQPKRPSKDTKRITVESDSPWGFEERLHDLPPLRDLQIPVEDRVSRDLKVFVTSLVVLGISLVLELFAGVSV, from the coding sequence GTGACGAGTAACACCCACCGTGCGGTCGATCTGATCGTCTGGGTCTGTGCCGTCGCCGCGGCCATCGTCGCGGTTAGCGGCGTCGTCTCTTTCCTGTTCGGTAACGGACTGTTGACACTGAAATACGTCCTCTTCTATATCGGGTTCCTGCTGTTCGGACTCGGGAGCTTCGGCATCCAGCCAAAACGTCCCTCGAAGGATACGAAACGCATCACCGTCGAATCCGATAGCCCGTGGGGGTTCGAGGAGCGACTCCACGACTTGCCGCCGCTTCGTGATCTGCAGATCCCGGTCGAAGACCGGGTCAGCCGGGATCTGAAAGTATTCGTGACGAGCCTCGTCGTCCTCGGCATCTCGCTCGTTCTGGAACTGTTCGCCGGCGTCTCTGTCTGA
- a CDS encoding ABC transporter ATP-binding protein has protein sequence MSSESTTNMTDSDTILSVQNLQTVFYTDRETIRAVDSISFDVKRGETVGIVGESGSGKSVTARSIMGLIDSPGRVRSESSIRFNGKELTELSDAEYRSVRGSGIGMVFQDPQQSLNPVYTVGNQIRESLKVNRGITGPEATEEATKLLEAVGIPDPKRRLDEYPHEFSGGMRQRAVIAMMLACDPEFLICDEPTTALDVTIQAQILDLLKDLQAERGLSILFITHDMGVIADIADRVNVMYAGQIVEQAPVEELFANPKHPYTEALIDSIPGEQSRKEGLETIEGEVPTPNEPASYCRFAPRCPKAFDACDNVPPQHVSVNDEHDHTAACLLYPDGESEEERVRQHTEIADDEHRGDEA, from the coding sequence ATGAGTTCAGAATCTACTACTAATATGACAGATAGTGATACGATCCTCTCGGTACAGAACCTGCAGACGGTGTTCTACACCGATCGTGAGACGATTCGGGCCGTCGATTCGATTAGCTTCGACGTCAAGCGCGGTGAGACGGTCGGAATCGTCGGCGAGTCCGGATCGGGTAAAAGCGTCACGGCCCGGTCTATCATGGGTCTGATCGATTCTCCCGGACGGGTCCGATCGGAGTCCTCTATCCGATTTAACGGGAAAGAACTCACGGAACTCTCGGATGCGGAGTATCGCTCCGTCCGCGGCAGCGGAATCGGGATGGTTTTCCAGGATCCCCAACAGTCGCTCAACCCGGTCTACACCGTCGGCAATCAGATCCGTGAGTCGCTGAAGGTGAATCGAGGCATAACCGGTCCGGAAGCGACGGAGGAGGCGACGAAGCTCCTCGAGGCAGTTGGTATTCCGGACCCGAAGCGTCGCCTGGACGAATATCCCCACGAGTTCTCCGGCGGGATGCGCCAGCGAGCCGTCATCGCGATGATGCTCGCCTGTGACCCCGAGTTCCTGATCTGTGACGAACCGACGACGGCGCTGGACGTGACCATTCAGGCTCAGATCCTCGACTTGCTGAAGGACCTGCAAGCGGAACGCGGCCTCTCGATCCTGTTCATCACCCACGACATGGGGGTCATCGCGGACATCGCGGATCGCGTCAACGTCATGTATGCCGGTCAGATCGTCGAACAGGCACCGGTCGAAGAGTTGTTCGCCAATCCAAAACACCCCTACACGGAGGCGCTGATCGACTCGATTCCGGGCGAACAGTCTCGAAAGGAGGGACTCGAAACGATCGAGGGAGAGGTTCCGACTCCGAACGAACCTGCGTCATACTGTCGGTTCGCTCCTCGCTGTCCCAAAGCGTTCGACGCCTGTGACAACGTCCCGCCACAGCACGTGTCCGTCAACGACGAACACGACCATACTGCGGCATGTCTCCTGTACCCGGACGGGGAATCCGAGGAAGAGCGTGTCAGGCAGCACACCGAGATAGCCGACGATGAGCACCGGGGTGACGAAGCATGA
- a CDS encoding ABC transporter permease, producing the protein MSEDTSTLREETTEREGLALRTRIRNNPRPFLMWAVPMSILIAVEFGTYAGIVLGALDALVLGVTGLLDVLVGLVSASAEQMIVDVQNTLVSTLRGAGGFTDNIITLFSRDVIPNQGYQTGPNSGWNGTFLGLPPAYAWALRFSLIIAYSLFTAYWTFRGWLVYRKHYREADWTPTDNIIENLRDHQWGQFGIVVLVLFLTMAVFGPALGPTTVERNIQSSYEYTIQYYSEEDGSVQTTYVGQANFGSKSKGGSQNVGPMSYDDYGRFHPFGTIPNGRDLFTFMMGGARITMIVTGIAIIGAAIIAALLSMFSAYYGGSVDLAVLTTADGVVSVPQLLLLIMVSAVFANHWLGQILDGGMLLALVFAFTTWPFLWRAVRGPALQVAQEEWILAAKSYGQTPRKIMRKHMFPYILGYLLVYASMSAGGIIISLSALSFLGNGLGISAPTPAWGRAISLGQDYVSGPSWHISLLPGLMIVLLVTGLNALGDGIRDAIDPETVGDEGEEAAAGGGG; encoded by the coding sequence ATGTCCGAAGATACTTCGACGCTTCGAGAAGAGACGACTGAACGGGAAGGTCTCGCTTTGCGCACTCGGATACGCAACAATCCCCGGCCGTTCCTGATGTGGGCGGTTCCGATGTCGATTCTGATCGCCGTCGAGTTCGGCACGTACGCCGGCATCGTGCTCGGCGCGCTGGATGCGCTCGTTCTCGGGGTGACCGGACTGCTTGACGTGCTGGTCGGACTCGTTTCGGCGAGTGCCGAGCAGATGATCGTCGACGTTCAGAACACACTCGTGTCGACGCTACGAGGCGCCGGCGGATTCACGGATAATATCATCACCTTGTTCAGCCGTGATGTCATTCCGAACCAGGGTTATCAGACCGGACCGAACAGCGGCTGGAACGGGACGTTCCTCGGACTGCCACCCGCCTACGCGTGGGCGCTCCGGTTCTCCCTCATCATCGCGTACTCTCTGTTTACGGCCTATTGGACGTTCCGTGGCTGGCTCGTCTACCGGAAACACTACCGCGAAGCCGACTGGACGCCGACGGACAACATCATCGAAAACCTGCGGGACCACCAGTGGGGCCAGTTCGGTATCGTCGTCCTGGTGTTGTTCCTGACGATGGCCGTGTTCGGCCCGGCACTCGGTCCGACGACGGTCGAGCGGAACATCCAGAGCTCATACGAGTACACGATACAGTATTATTCCGAAGAGGACGGGAGCGTCCAGACGACGTACGTCGGGCAGGCGAACTTCGGATCCAAGTCGAAAGGCGGCTCGCAGAACGTCGGGCCGATGAGTTACGACGACTACGGTCGGTTCCATCCGTTCGGGACGATCCCGAACGGGCGCGATCTGTTCACGTTCATGATGGGAGGTGCCCGGATCACGATGATCGTAACGGGCATCGCGATCATCGGTGCAGCCATCATCGCGGCCCTGCTGTCGATGTTCTCGGCGTACTACGGCGGGAGTGTCGATCTCGCGGTGTTGACAACCGCTGATGGGGTCGTATCGGTCCCACAGCTACTGCTCTTGATCATGGTCAGTGCCGTGTTCGCGAACCACTGGCTCGGGCAGATTCTCGACGGCGGTATGCTGTTGGCTCTCGTATTTGCATTCACAACGTGGCCGTTCCTGTGGCGGGCCGTCCGTGGGCCCGCCTTACAGGTGGCACAGGAGGAGTGGATCCTGGCCGCCAAAAGCTACGGCCAGACACCACGCAAGATCATGCGCAAGCACATGTTCCCGTACATCCTCGGGTACTTGCTCGTATACGCCTCGATGTCCGCCGGCGGGATCATCATCTCGCTGTCGGCGCTGTCGTTCCTCGGTAACGGCCTCGGCATCTCCGCGCCGACGCCGGCCTGGGGACGGGCAATCTCGCTCGGGCAGGACTACGTGTCCGGGCCATCGTGGCACATCTCCCTGCTCCCCGGACTGATGATCGTCCTGCTCGTGACGGGGCTGAACGCGCTCGGTGACGGCATCCGTGACGCTATCGACCCCGAGACTGTCGGCGATGAAGGCGAAGAAGCAGCGGCCGGAGGTGGCGGCTAA
- a CDS encoding ABC transporter permease, with the protein MNRTLYLVKRLLLAVPVMIFGITMSFLILYLGPIDPVGTILGQQATPADVRQLRIQLNIIYPNGEKVPLWRQYFRVITDLVTFQFGQSWTVQRGTNALSLIVGRMPATIWLGFWSVMVALVVGIPVGLYAGLRANTFRDYTASGFGIIWRAMPNFWLAVMLAGLISVGGHLDWYRTLLVETPVSGTPDVLGRLFTVYPVFEGVPYLEALGIPVPNPRPMGTAFKWILPAALVLGSSSMGNEVRIGRTAVLESINSKYVETAKAKGLSTQRIIFKHVGRNAVVPLLPVIMGEFYLLIGGSVLVERVFGINGLGNLFFRAVLGPDIPVVMALVFLFIIIQVAFNITQDLLYTYIDPRITLEEAE; encoded by the coding sequence ATGAACCGGACGCTATATCTCGTCAAGCGTCTCCTTCTCGCGGTCCCGGTCATGATATTCGGGATCACGATGTCGTTTCTGATCCTCTATCTCGGACCGATCGACCCGGTGGGAACGATTCTCGGTCAGCAAGCGACCCCGGCCGACGTTCGACAGCTCAGAATCCAACTCAACATCATCTATCCGAACGGTGAGAAGGTGCCGCTGTGGCGCCAATACTTCAGGGTTATCACCGATCTCGTAACCTTCCAGTTCGGCCAGTCCTGGACGGTCCAGCGCGGCACGAACGCGCTATCGCTCATCGTCGGCCGCATGCCCGCGACGATATGGCTCGGGTTCTGGTCGGTAATGGTTGCACTGGTCGTTGGGATTCCTGTCGGACTCTATGCCGGACTCCGAGCGAACACGTTCCGTGACTACACCGCGTCGGGATTCGGCATCATCTGGCGTGCGATGCCGAACTTCTGGCTGGCCGTGATGCTCGCCGGGTTGATCTCCGTCGGCGGTCACCTCGACTGGTATCGGACGTTACTCGTCGAGACGCCAGTGTCCGGGACACCGGACGTTCTCGGGCGTCTCTTCACCGTCTATCCCGTGTTCGAGGGGGTTCCGTATCTGGAAGCGCTCGGTATCCCAGTTCCGAATCCGCGTCCGATGGGGACGGCATTCAAGTGGATCCTCCCTGCTGCACTGGTTCTTGGCTCCTCGTCGATGGGGAACGAGGTCCGGATCGGGCGGACTGCCGTGCTCGAGAGCATCAATTCGAAATACGTCGAGACGGCGAAGGCAAAGGGTCTGTCGACCCAGCGTATCATCTTCAAACATGTCGGTCGGAACGCGGTCGTTCCGCTGCTACCGGTCATCATGGGCGAGTTCTACCTCCTGATCGGTGGCTCCGTCCTCGTGGAACGCGTGTTCGGGATCAACGGGCTCGGAAACCTGTTCTTCCGGGCCGTGCTCGGACCGGACATCCCGGTCGTGATGGCACTCGTCTTCCTGTTCATCATCATCCAGGTCGCGTTCAACATCACGCAGGACCTGTTGTACACGTATATCGATCCGCGGATCACTCTCGAGGAGGCTGAATAA